The following coding sequences are from one Augochlora pura isolate Apur16 chromosome 6, APUR_v2.2.1, whole genome shotgun sequence window:
- the LOC144471794 gene encoding putative RNA-binding protein EEED8.10 isoform X1, with product MTYTNLLNRLNDLCCKELCTKEDASEYNSYIPETTDDGMPIKKLFVCNLAKRTTYKDLLKEFSKYGNVQSCYLIRNQRKSNIAFITFETMESALRARDEIIQVHNKYLRVEPADSWHQPDSIGYQYYNNELKPVEKQPNEEYNQNLDEDDITKDSIQILNDDCLIHIFHQLSIVDRIRAERVCKRWRALIQESWSSIKKLDLLCKPYSLYYMVTSTTTLRKILLRCGKFLNEINLTETKFLLRPSTLTIVAKLCPNLTKIDLTALTVSSAGINALTSHCHNITKLSLRPATYNYLTYPADRPPSYNYDRDLQQLFQVNKKLRYIKIVNGQISGHCLLCLPVETMQEIVLDKCMHLQEKCLSQAFKKLQNLRSLTFINCCYVNSSFNIFKTISTHCTRLKTLKFLQDEDVHFIFNDSLQHIQLPNLEALTINRYTGWYTVDVNEFLSYMVSKCQQLTFLDITGCEYVTNDGIAAITTLPNLETLIMNYMYEVTDTGMRNMYNLKKLECRSCNFTDTTIIELLTYAPQLEFLDLTSCRKITNSTLKKAAAVTRSRTNNILLKIYVGDTSVNLSNFKEVSPFLQIVNLNEYLPKYSQKNIFA from the exons ATGacatatacaaatttattaaatcggtTGAATGATTTATGTTGTAAGGAACTCTGTACAAAGGAgg ATGCATCTGAATACAATAGCTATATTCCTGAAACAACTGATGATGGTATGccaattaagaaattatttgtctGTAACTTAGCAAAAAGG ACTACATATAAAGACcttttgaaagaattttctaaGTATGGAAATGTACAAAGCTGTTACTTAATaagaaatcaaagaaaaagtaatattgcttttattacttttgAGACAATGGAGTCTGCTCTAAg AGCTAgagatgaaataattcaagtgcataataaatatttgagagTAGAACCAGCAGATTCTTGGCATCAACCAGATAGTATAggatatcaatattataataatgaactGAAACCTGTAGAAAAACAACCAAACGAAGAATACAATCAAAACTTAGATGAAGATGACATTACGAAGGATAgcattcaaatattaaatgatgattgtttaatacatatttttcatcaATTATCAATTGTGGATAGAATTAGAGCAGAGAGAG tgtGCAAAAGATGGAGAGCTTTAATTCAAGAATCTTGGAGCAGTATTAAAAAGCTGGATCTCTTATGTAAACCGTATTCACTTTATTATATGGTAACCAGTACAACTACTCTTCGTAAAATACTGTTGCGCTGtggtaaatttttaaatgaaatcaatttaacagaaacaaaatttttattaaggcCAAGTACACTGACAATTGTTGCAAAACTGTGTccaaatttaacaaaaattgatctcACTGCTCTCACTGTTTCTTCGGCTGGGATAAATGCGTTAACAAGTCATTGtcataatattacaaaacttAGTCTTAGACCAGCTACTTACAATTACCTAACATACCCTGCGGATAGACCACCCAGTTACAATTATGATAGAGACttacaacaattatttcaagtaaataaaaaattacgttaCATTAAAATAGTCAATGGACAAATATCTGGACATTGTTTATTATGTTTACCAGTAGAAACAATGCAGGAAATTGTTTTAGACAAGTGTATGCATCttcaagaaaaatgtttatctcAG GCATTTAAAAAACTGCAGAATCTAAGAAGTCTTACATTTATCAATTGCTGTTATGTTAATAgctcttttaatatatttaaaactatcAGTACACACTGTACACGTCTGAAAACATTAAAGTTCTTACAAGATGAAGATGtccatttcattttcaatgatAGTTTACAACATATACAGCTGCCTAATCTTGAAGCCTTAACAATTAATAGGTATACTGGTTGGTATACGGTTGACGTGAACGAATTTCTTAGTTATATGGTGTCAAAATGTCAACAACTTACTTTTCTGGATATCACGG GATGTGAGTATGTCACAAATGACGGTATAGCAGCCATAACAACGTTGCCAAATttagaaacattaataatgaattatatgtATGAAGTAACAGATACTGGCATGcgtaatatgtataatttgaaaaaattagaGTGTCGTTCATGCAATTTCACAGATACAACGATAATCGAACTTTTAACTTATGCACCTCAACTAGAATTCTTGGATTTAACATCTTGTCGTAAAATCACAAATTCAACACTAAAGAAAGCTGCTGCAGTTACTAGAAGTAGAACTAATAATATactcttaaaaatttatgttggAGACACTAGTGTAAACTTGAGTAACTTTAAGGAAGTCTCACCGTTTTTACAAATAGTCAATTTGAATGAGTATTTGCCAAAATattcacagaaaaatatttttgcatag
- the LOC144471794 gene encoding putative RNA-binding protein EEED8.10 isoform X2, with translation MIMRDRTNSADSMHASEYNSYIPETTDDGMPIKKLFVCNLAKRTTYKDLLKEFSKYGNVQSCYLIRNQRKSNIAFITFETMESALRARDEIIQVHNKYLRVEPADSWHQPDSIGYQYYNNELKPVEKQPNEEYNQNLDEDDITKDSIQILNDDCLIHIFHQLSIVDRIRAERVCKRWRALIQESWSSIKKLDLLCKPYSLYYMVTSTTTLRKILLRCGKFLNEINLTETKFLLRPSTLTIVAKLCPNLTKIDLTALTVSSAGINALTSHCHNITKLSLRPATYNYLTYPADRPPSYNYDRDLQQLFQVNKKLRYIKIVNGQISGHCLLCLPVETMQEIVLDKCMHLQEKCLSQAFKKLQNLRSLTFINCCYVNSSFNIFKTISTHCTRLKTLKFLQDEDVHFIFNDSLQHIQLPNLEALTINRYTGWYTVDVNEFLSYMVSKCQQLTFLDITGCEYVTNDGIAAITTLPNLETLIMNYMYEVTDTGMRNMYNLKKLECRSCNFTDTTIIELLTYAPQLEFLDLTSCRKITNSTLKKAAAVTRSRTNNILLKIYVGDTSVNLSNFKEVSPFLQIVNLNEYLPKYSQKNIFA, from the exons ATGATCATGAGAGACAGGACGAACTCAGCAGACTCTATGC ATGCATCTGAATACAATAGCTATATTCCTGAAACAACTGATGATGGTATGccaattaagaaattatttgtctGTAACTTAGCAAAAAGG ACTACATATAAAGACcttttgaaagaattttctaaGTATGGAAATGTACAAAGCTGTTACTTAATaagaaatcaaagaaaaagtaatattgcttttattacttttgAGACAATGGAGTCTGCTCTAAg AGCTAgagatgaaataattcaagtgcataataaatatttgagagTAGAACCAGCAGATTCTTGGCATCAACCAGATAGTATAggatatcaatattataataatgaactGAAACCTGTAGAAAAACAACCAAACGAAGAATACAATCAAAACTTAGATGAAGATGACATTACGAAGGATAgcattcaaatattaaatgatgattgtttaatacatatttttcatcaATTATCAATTGTGGATAGAATTAGAGCAGAGAGAG tgtGCAAAAGATGGAGAGCTTTAATTCAAGAATCTTGGAGCAGTATTAAAAAGCTGGATCTCTTATGTAAACCGTATTCACTTTATTATATGGTAACCAGTACAACTACTCTTCGTAAAATACTGTTGCGCTGtggtaaatttttaaatgaaatcaatttaacagaaacaaaatttttattaaggcCAAGTACACTGACAATTGTTGCAAAACTGTGTccaaatttaacaaaaattgatctcACTGCTCTCACTGTTTCTTCGGCTGGGATAAATGCGTTAACAAGTCATTGtcataatattacaaaacttAGTCTTAGACCAGCTACTTACAATTACCTAACATACCCTGCGGATAGACCACCCAGTTACAATTATGATAGAGACttacaacaattatttcaagtaaataaaaaattacgttaCATTAAAATAGTCAATGGACAAATATCTGGACATTGTTTATTATGTTTACCAGTAGAAACAATGCAGGAAATTGTTTTAGACAAGTGTATGCATCttcaagaaaaatgtttatctcAG GCATTTAAAAAACTGCAGAATCTAAGAAGTCTTACATTTATCAATTGCTGTTATGTTAATAgctcttttaatatatttaaaactatcAGTACACACTGTACACGTCTGAAAACATTAAAGTTCTTACAAGATGAAGATGtccatttcattttcaatgatAGTTTACAACATATACAGCTGCCTAATCTTGAAGCCTTAACAATTAATAGGTATACTGGTTGGTATACGGTTGACGTGAACGAATTTCTTAGTTATATGGTGTCAAAATGTCAACAACTTACTTTTCTGGATATCACGG GATGTGAGTATGTCACAAATGACGGTATAGCAGCCATAACAACGTTGCCAAATttagaaacattaataatgaattatatgtATGAAGTAACAGATACTGGCATGcgtaatatgtataatttgaaaaaattagaGTGTCGTTCATGCAATTTCACAGATACAACGATAATCGAACTTTTAACTTATGCACCTCAACTAGAATTCTTGGATTTAACATCTTGTCGTAAAATCACAAATTCAACACTAAAGAAAGCTGCTGCAGTTACTAGAAGTAGAACTAATAATATactcttaaaaatttatgttggAGACACTAGTGTAAACTTGAGTAACTTTAAGGAAGTCTCACCGTTTTTACAAATAGTCAATTTGAATGAGTATTTGCCAAAATattcacagaaaaatatttttgcatag
- the LOC144471794 gene encoding putative RNA-binding protein EEED8.10 isoform X3 has product MESALRARDEIIQVHNKYLRVEPADSWHQPDSIGYQYYNNELKPVEKQPNEEYNQNLDEDDITKDSIQILNDDCLIHIFHQLSIVDRIRAERVCKRWRALIQESWSSIKKLDLLCKPYSLYYMVTSTTTLRKILLRCGKFLNEINLTETKFLLRPSTLTIVAKLCPNLTKIDLTALTVSSAGINALTSHCHNITKLSLRPATYNYLTYPADRPPSYNYDRDLQQLFQVNKKLRYIKIVNGQISGHCLLCLPVETMQEIVLDKCMHLQEKCLSQAFKKLQNLRSLTFINCCYVNSSFNIFKTISTHCTRLKTLKFLQDEDVHFIFNDSLQHIQLPNLEALTINRYTGWYTVDVNEFLSYMVSKCQQLTFLDITGCEYVTNDGIAAITTLPNLETLIMNYMYEVTDTGMRNMYNLKKLECRSCNFTDTTIIELLTYAPQLEFLDLTSCRKITNSTLKKAAAVTRSRTNNILLKIYVGDTSVNLSNFKEVSPFLQIVNLNEYLPKYSQKNIFA; this is encoded by the exons ATGGAGTCTGCTCTAAg AGCTAgagatgaaataattcaagtgcataataaatatttgagagTAGAACCAGCAGATTCTTGGCATCAACCAGATAGTATAggatatcaatattataataatgaactGAAACCTGTAGAAAAACAACCAAACGAAGAATACAATCAAAACTTAGATGAAGATGACATTACGAAGGATAgcattcaaatattaaatgatgattgtttaatacatatttttcatcaATTATCAATTGTGGATAGAATTAGAGCAGAGAGAG tgtGCAAAAGATGGAGAGCTTTAATTCAAGAATCTTGGAGCAGTATTAAAAAGCTGGATCTCTTATGTAAACCGTATTCACTTTATTATATGGTAACCAGTACAACTACTCTTCGTAAAATACTGTTGCGCTGtggtaaatttttaaatgaaatcaatttaacagaaacaaaatttttattaaggcCAAGTACACTGACAATTGTTGCAAAACTGTGTccaaatttaacaaaaattgatctcACTGCTCTCACTGTTTCTTCGGCTGGGATAAATGCGTTAACAAGTCATTGtcataatattacaaaacttAGTCTTAGACCAGCTACTTACAATTACCTAACATACCCTGCGGATAGACCACCCAGTTACAATTATGATAGAGACttacaacaattatttcaagtaaataaaaaattacgttaCATTAAAATAGTCAATGGACAAATATCTGGACATTGTTTATTATGTTTACCAGTAGAAACAATGCAGGAAATTGTTTTAGACAAGTGTATGCATCttcaagaaaaatgtttatctcAG GCATTTAAAAAACTGCAGAATCTAAGAAGTCTTACATTTATCAATTGCTGTTATGTTAATAgctcttttaatatatttaaaactatcAGTACACACTGTACACGTCTGAAAACATTAAAGTTCTTACAAGATGAAGATGtccatttcattttcaatgatAGTTTACAACATATACAGCTGCCTAATCTTGAAGCCTTAACAATTAATAGGTATACTGGTTGGTATACGGTTGACGTGAACGAATTTCTTAGTTATATGGTGTCAAAATGTCAACAACTTACTTTTCTGGATATCACGG GATGTGAGTATGTCACAAATGACGGTATAGCAGCCATAACAACGTTGCCAAATttagaaacattaataatgaattatatgtATGAAGTAACAGATACTGGCATGcgtaatatgtataatttgaaaaaattagaGTGTCGTTCATGCAATTTCACAGATACAACGATAATCGAACTTTTAACTTATGCACCTCAACTAGAATTCTTGGATTTAACATCTTGTCGTAAAATCACAAATTCAACACTAAAGAAAGCTGCTGCAGTTACTAGAAGTAGAACTAATAATATactcttaaaaatttatgttggAGACACTAGTGTAAACTTGAGTAACTTTAAGGAAGTCTCACCGTTTTTACAAATAGTCAATTTGAATGAGTATTTGCCAAAATattcacagaaaaatatttttgcatag
- the LOC144471796 gene encoding putative RNA-binding protein EEED8.10 has protein sequence MEHVGCIKKKRRNEKCNQNNTDANTTNGSISKLNADCLILIFLYLPIIDRIRIERVCKQWKEVSQKAWHDIKNLDLQNCNWGFASETRIKQINTIILQKVLSRCGKFLKKIHLAKIFCEGKESALSIIGNLCPNLQVINVSCLQMSLTGIESLTNNCHNIRKLTLDCIYLFDTDLEKLFKANQKLQYLKLVDNKISGKCLLYLPSEAMEEIIIERCDYVRDDVIVEAITKLRNLKIIIIKDCFDIWKKTTEAISKYCTNLKTLEIIGKPSMLQYNGVSHISSINNLINLKISANWFIGNSILRKLSLNCQQLSYLDLSDISGHFIRDYTLQAIENFVNLEVLITRDLYQVTSNGLSYLCNLKQLTCQECNFFDVTIFNLLHHSSQMEVLDLSGCYNITNTTLKNAVAATNCRTNNTILNLCIGGTAVDPVAFKNDSPLLRIINKDLRYKQIFPVHPKSLIV, from the exons ATGGAACATGTTGgatgcattaaaaaaaaacgacgaaATGAAAAGTGCAATCAAAATAATACAGATGCTAATACTACAAATGGTAGTATTTCTAAGCTGAATGCAGATTGCCTAATTctcatatttctttatttgccAATCATCGATAGAATTAGGATAGAAAGAG TATGCAAACAATGGAAGGAAGTGAGTCAAAAAGCATGGcatgatataaaaaatttagatctACAAAATTGTAACTGGGGCTTTGCATCTGAAACTAGAATAAAGCAAATCAATACGATTATTCTCCAGAAAGTACTTTCACGATGTGGCAAATTTTTGAAGAAGATACatttagcaaaaatattttgcgaagGCAAAGAAAGTGCTTTATCTATTATTGGCAATTTATGTCCTAATTTACAGGTCATTAATGTCAGTTGCTTACAAATGTCTTTAACAGGCATAGAatcattaacaaataattgtcATAATATAAGAAAGCTCACTTTAGATTGTATATATCTTTTTGATACagatttggaaaaattatttaaagcaaatCAAAAGTTACAGTATCTCAAATtagttgataataaaatatctggcAAATgcttattatatttaccatCAGAAGCTATGgaggaaattattatagaaagatGTGATTATGTTCGAGATGATGTCATTGTAGAA GCAATTACAAAACTAAGGAACttaaagattataataattaaagattgtTTTGACATTTGGAAAAAAACCACGGAAGCTATTAGCAAGTACTGTACAAATTTGAAAACATTGGAAATCATTGGTAAACCAAGTATGTTGCAATACAATGGTGTATCACATATATcttcaataaataatcttataaatctgaaaataagTGCAAATTGGTTTATTGGCAATTCTATTCTTCGTAAACTAAGCTTGAACTGTCAACAGCTTAGTTATTTAGACCTTAGTG ATATCTCAGGACATTTTATTAGAGATTATACCTTGCAAGCTAtcgaaaattttgtaaatctaGAAGTATTAATAACACGTGATTTATACCAAGTAACGAGTAATGGTTTATCATATTTGTGTaatctaaaacaattaacaTGTCAGGAATGCAATTTCTTTGATGtgacaatatttaatcttctTCATCATTCATCACAAATGGAAGTATTAGACTTATCTGgatgttacaatattacaaacactacattaaaaaatgcagTGGCAGCAACAAACTGTAGAACTAACAATACCATTTTAAATCTATGTATTGGAGGAACTGCAGTGGATCCTGTagcatttaaaaatgattcccCGCTTTtgagaatcattaataaagaTTTGCgttacaaacaaatatttcctgTACATCCAAAGTCACtcattgtataa